A window of the Desulfovibrio sp. genome harbors these coding sequences:
- a CDS encoding DNA-directed RNA polymerase subunit alpha C-terminal domain-containing protein, which yields MTAENFSRLVPDILEMDSGDMTPAVAANGEPLNRRLPGAQGPSAQLIIQSGTNDDGDEPPKISTLVDLQNRDREIATAAANVRAGGRKTNKEVAAELGISPEALVRIETRERKRLQLLAQGDYFVELTTRTKRSLNDEGITSLTDLLRFSARTLVKGVPNLGKKGVAEVVALLEKHGLSLLPD from the coding sequence TTGACTGCGGAGAACTTTAGTCGCCTCGTCCCCGACATCCTGGAAATGGACAGTGGGGATATGACGCCGGCAGTTGCGGCGAACGGAGAACCGCTGAACAGGCGGCTGCCCGGTGCGCAAGGCCCATCGGCCCAACTCATCATCCAGAGTGGTACGAACGATGATGGCGATGAACCACCGAAAATCAGCACGTTGGTCGACCTGCAGAACCGTGACCGTGAAATCGCCACTGCCGCAGCGAATGTGAGGGCAGGGGGCCGGAAGACCAATAAGGAGGTTGCGGCAGAGCTGGGGATCAGTCCTGAGGCACTGGTTCGCATCGAGACCCGCGAAAGAAAGCGCCTCCAGCTTCTGGCGCAGGGGGATTACTTCGTCGAACTCACAACGCGGACCAAACGTTCGCTCAACGACGAGGGAATCACTTCGCTGACCGACCTGTTGCGTTTCTCGGCCAGGACCCTTGTGAAAGGGGTTCCGAATCTCGGCAAGAAGGGCGTAGCCGAGGTCGTGGCTCTGCTGGAGAAGCATGGCCTCAGTCTATTGCCAGACTGA
- a CDS encoding DsbA family protein, with protein MKFRSLVCALAILVPVTAGAQQQQAPAPESLFEQAIHDYLLRHPEVLMEMTQRLQQIQGENGYAQHKAELVDNAQDPVVGNPKGDVTVVVFFDYQCPACKMLGPEIDKLLASDKGVKVVYKDYPILGPGSLMAAKAALASMSQGGYEAFHNALLNDKTSGHNLGEPRILEIATSVGLNADKIKAEMKSPQVDAAVTRNIALGDQVAHKATPGMFVGSQFVPGAASFEQLTQLVAKVRGENKNSAGEPGQKSKRS; from the coding sequence ATGAAATTTCGTAGTCTTGTGTGCGCGTTGGCGATCCTGGTGCCCGTGACGGCCGGAGCACAACAACAGCAGGCGCCGGCGCCTGAAAGCCTGTTCGAGCAAGCAATCCACGATTATCTGTTGCGCCATCCCGAAGTGCTGATGGAAATGACCCAGCGCCTTCAGCAGATTCAGGGTGAGAACGGCTATGCACAGCACAAAGCCGAACTGGTCGACAATGCGCAGGATCCCGTGGTTGGCAACCCGAAGGGGGACGTGACCGTCGTCGTCTTTTTCGATTACCAGTGTCCAGCCTGTAAGATGCTTGGGCCGGAGATCGACAAGCTGCTGGCCAGCGATAAGGGTGTGAAGGTCGTCTACAAGGATTATCCGATCCTCGGCCCGGGCTCGCTCATGGCGGCCAAAGCCGCGCTGGCGTCCATGTCTCAAGGCGGCTATGAGGCGTTCCACAATGCGCTGCTGAATGACAAGACGTCGGGGCACAACTTGGGCGAACCGCGCATCCTCGAGATCGCCACCAGCGTCGGGCTCAACGCCGACAAAATCAAGGCCGAGATGAAGTCTCCCCAGGTCGACGCTGCCGTCACAAGGAATATCGCTCTGGGCGATCAAGTGGCGCACAAAGCGACGCCCGGCATGTTCGTCGGGAGCCAATTCGTGCCTGGTGCGGCAAGCTTTGAGCAGCTGACTCAACTCGTCGCCAAGGTCCGCGGCGAGAATAAGAATTCTGCCGGCGAACCTGGGCAGAAAAGCAAACGCAGCTGA
- a CDS encoding response regulator: MYNFSAANTGHDSGIGVPRPELPPGKTVMIVDDQVTIRRIVASYFSHQACSHPVEQAFDGATALMSLRINIERIGLVVSDWEMSPVTGLQFLRLLRADKDERFRNMSFLMLADRLTEPQIRLAMTAGVDALLAKEGSALANDQPVPPLQFLQRRV, encoded by the coding sequence ATGTACAATTTCAGCGCGGCCAATACGGGGCACGATTCCGGCATTGGGGTTCCCAGACCAGAGTTGCCTCCAGGCAAAACAGTGATGATTGTAGATGATCAGGTGACGATCCGCCGGATCGTCGCTTCCTATTTCAGTCATCAGGCCTGCAGCCATCCGGTTGAGCAAGCATTCGACGGTGCAACTGCGCTGATGAGTCTTCGAATCAATATCGAGAGGATCGGTCTAGTCGTCTCGGACTGGGAGATGTCGCCGGTGACCGGACTGCAATTCTTGCGGCTCCTGAGGGCTGACAAGGACGAGCGCTTCCGCAATATGTCTTTCCTGATGCTCGCAGATCGACTGACAGAGCCGCAAATCCGCCTTGCCATGACCGCCGGAGTTGATGCCCTCCTGGCCAAGGAAGGCAGCGCACTGGCCAACGATCAGCCCGTGCCGCCCTTGCAATTCTTGCAACGCCGCGTCTGA